CTCCCCGCACCTACCCGAAAATGACCCGATCCCGTCATTCCAGATACCGCCGCACCCGCTGCGGATTTTTGGGCTCGCCTCATGTCGGGGCCTTTGCTAGAAGAGCGCCTGCCTGCCCGGCCATCCCGGTCCCGAGAGGACCTGGCCCGGCAGGCGATGCGGGTGTGGCGGAACTGGTAGACGCACCAGATTTAGGTTCTGGCGCCTTTGGCGTGGGGGTTCGAGTCCCTTCACCCGCACCATATTGAAAAATATATGTAATTCATCCTGACGGCAGGACCTCCGGCAACGCCCGCAGCGCCGGTTTTCCGGAAAGTTTTCCGGTTTCACGTTCTGTTCACTTTCTGCCCCTGCGATCCTGTGCCTGCCTGGACAGGCGCCTCTGGTTCGCGGCAGCGCGGTACTTCTGGACCATCTGCAACGTGCGGTGCCCCGTCACGGCCGCAATCTCGCTATCGCTGCAACCGGCTTCCGCAAGCTGCATCGCAGCGGTGTAGCGCCATCCATGAATGACATAGGCCGTGGCGCCGATCTTCTTCCTGACGCCTTCGACCAGTCGCTGCACTGTCCTCTTGCCGAGGGGTTGCGTCATGTTCTTGGCGATGATGAAGCGGCCAGTACGAGGCAGGGCATCAAGGTATTCGCGCAGGTCGGCAGGACACGCCACCCATAGGCGCTGACCGGTCTTTCCCTGTACCACCGCAATGGCATCGCCGTCGTAGTGACTCCATTCCATCTTGCACAGGTCGCCAAGCCGTTGGCCCGTTCCCACGCCCAAGTGAAAGGCCGTCAAGGCGGCGCCTTCCGCTTCGCGCGGAAAGGCGTCAAGTGCCCAAGGAGGCCACGGTTCGTAGCTGCCGCCTTTGAGCTTCTCGACATTTTCCGCCGGGTTGAAGTCGATCCATTCCAGATCCCGCGCATGACGCGCGAGTATCGAGAGCATTTCGACCATCGCGTTTGCCTTTCGCCAGTGCTCCGCATGGGTGTCGCGGGCCGCGATGACGTCGCGGCGTCGCAGGCGCGTGAAATCCTTCGGCCCATTCTTTGCTCTGATCTGGTCGAGCGTGCGGCGGTATTCACTGCGTGTGGTCGGGGCCTTCGCGAGAAAGGCCGGAGAGGCAAGATAGCTGGTTATGAGCGCGTCGAAGCTCGTCTTGGCGGCGACATTCCTCCCCGACCGGCAGGCCCAATAGGCGTGATCGAATTCGGGACTGTCAGGGTTGTCTGGCAGACGAACGAATGTGTCGTTGCGACGGAAATAGTAGTAGGTTCTTCCCTTCACCCTGCGCCGGGAAACGTAGGGCCGCTGTGTGCGCTTCACCACTCGAACCTCTCTCGCGGAACCTGACCATCGAGGACTGCCCTCAGTTCTGATGCGCGCCAGCGTTCTAGGCCAGGAGCAAGCTCGATTGGCGGGGGCAATACTCCCTTATGAACCAGGTCGCGAACCGGGCGCGCAACGAGGCGGCGAACGCCGCCAAGCGGCGCCAGCGGCTGCGCTCGGCCGTGGCCGGGCTCCATCCCGAGCTGGCGCAGAACGACGCCGCCATCCTCTGGATGGACGACTGGCTGGTCGAACAGGGCTGCGGCTATCGCGGCTCGACCTGGGTCGAGCGGGC
The genomic region above belongs to Rhodovulum sulfidophilum DSM 1374 and contains:
- a CDS encoding site-specific integrase, with product MVKRTQRPYVSRRRVKGRTYYYFRRNDTFVRLPDNPDSPEFDHAYWACRSGRNVAAKTSFDALITSYLASPAFLAKAPTTRSEYRRTLDQIRAKNGPKDFTRLRRRDVIAARDTHAEHWRKANAMVEMLSILARHARDLEWIDFNPAENVEKLKGGSYEPWPPWALDAFPREAEGAALTAFHLGVGTGQRLGDLCKMEWSHYDGDAIAVVQGKTGQRLWVACPADLREYLDALPRTGRFIIAKNMTQPLGKRTVQRLVEGVRKKIGATAYVIHGWRYTAAMQLAEAGCSDSEIAAVTGHRTLQMVQKYRAAANQRRLSRQAQDRRGRK